Proteins encoded within one genomic window of Thermoleophilaceae bacterium:
- a CDS encoding class I SAM-dependent methyltransferase, whose protein sequence is MTDVVEFKQRNRATWAAGDFDVIAERIWKVGASCVKHAGVREGDDVLDVACGTGNAALRAAQAGGRVTGGDLTPELFEAGRRRAAALGVEVDWVQADAEDLPFEDAAYDAVLSTFGCMFAPRHELAAGEIARVLRPGGRMALCNWTPEGEIGDFFRTIGGHMPPPPEFAQPPLLWGTEDHVRELFDGTGIQLEFSREEAVMEFGSAEEAVEEYETKFGPVVMAKAALEAQGAWEPLRNDLLALFRDSRFEAEYLVVRGTKSG, encoded by the coding sequence ATGACGGATGTCGTCGAGTTCAAGCAGCGCAACCGGGCGACGTGGGCGGCGGGCGACTTCGACGTGATCGCGGAGCGCATCTGGAAAGTCGGTGCGAGCTGCGTGAAGCATGCGGGCGTCCGCGAGGGGGACGACGTGCTCGATGTGGCCTGCGGCACCGGCAACGCCGCCCTTCGGGCGGCCCAGGCCGGTGGGCGTGTGACGGGCGGGGACCTCACGCCGGAGCTGTTCGAGGCCGGGCGCCGCCGAGCCGCGGCGCTGGGCGTGGAGGTGGACTGGGTTCAGGCCGACGCCGAGGACCTTCCGTTCGAGGACGCCGCCTACGACGCCGTCCTCTCGACCTTCGGCTGCATGTTCGCGCCGCGTCACGAGCTCGCGGCCGGCGAGATCGCTCGCGTGCTCAGGCCGGGCGGCCGGATGGCACTGTGCAACTGGACTCCCGAGGGCGAGATCGGCGACTTCTTCCGCACCATCGGCGGGCACATGCCGCCTCCCCCGGAGTTTGCGCAGCCGCCGCTGCTGTGGGGCACCGAGGACCACGTCCGCGAGCTCTTCGACGGCACCGGCATCCAGCTCGAGTTCTCGCGCGAGGAGGCGGTCATGGAGTTCGGCTCTGCCGAAGAGGCAGTCGAGGAGTACGAGACCAAGTTCGGGCCGGTGGTCATGGCCAAGGCCGCACTGGAGGCCCAGGGCGCCTGGGAGCCGCTGCGCAACGACCTGCTCGCGCTGTTCCGCGATTCGCGCTTCGAGGCCGAGTACCTCGTCGTGCGCGGGACGAAGAGCGGCTAG
- a CDS encoding response regulator transcription factor: MDRTPVSVVTASFEDLVAVGLRELVNADPNLELVAAGVPLEGIEDALGKLEPAVVVLNFGSLPTPASVYQLHQARPDTRIVVLANRPTAAECNQMLSFGATACISKETQARDIINAIHLASRGMHVLPRSASLKGVGERLDIGGPDVLTPREADVLELLQESRTNAQIAHALSIGVETVRTHARNIYRKLGVASRRELATLGRNGDRNSGEQRSAEPGQAQR, translated from the coding sequence ATGGACCGCACCCCCGTGAGCGTGGTCACGGCGTCTTTCGAGGACCTCGTGGCTGTGGGCCTCCGCGAGCTCGTGAACGCCGATCCCAACCTCGAGCTGGTGGCGGCCGGCGTACCGCTGGAGGGCATCGAGGACGCTCTCGGCAAGCTCGAGCCGGCCGTGGTGGTGCTGAACTTCGGCTCTCTCCCCACCCCGGCGTCCGTGTACCAGCTGCACCAGGCCCGCCCCGACACCCGGATCGTCGTGCTGGCCAACCGCCCGACCGCCGCCGAGTGCAACCAGATGCTGTCCTTCGGCGCCACCGCCTGCATCTCCAAGGAGACCCAGGCGCGCGACATCATCAACGCGATCCACCTGGCGTCACGCGGGATGCACGTGCTCCCGCGCAGCGCGAGCCTGAAGGGCGTGGGCGAGCGCCTGGACATCGGCGGCCCCGACGTGCTCACCCCCCGTGAGGCCGACGTGCTCGAACTGCTCCAGGAAAGCCGGACGAACGCGCAGATCGCACACGCGCTCTCGATCGGGGTCGAGACCGTGCGCACCCACGCGCGCAACATCTACCGCAAGCTGGGCGTGGCGTCGCGCCGCGAGCTCGCCACGCTCGGGCGCAACGGCGACCGCAACTCGGGCGAGCAGCGCTCCGCCGAGCCCGGCCAGGCCCAGCGCTAG
- the recR gene encoding recombination mediator RecR produces the protein MFAPPVNRLITELARLPGVGQRTAQRLAFHILRMPPDQALPLADAIREVKETVGQCEVCFNLAVGPRCRICEDERRDSAVLCAVEEPGDVIPIERTNEFHGRYHVLGGALSPIDGIDPEDLHIEELVRRVEAGGVREVVVATNATTTGEATALYIADVLRERAPDAAVTRLASGLPVGADLEYADEITLGKAFQGRRAL, from the coding sequence GTGTTTGCACCCCCTGTCAACCGCCTGATCACAGAGCTCGCCCGCCTGCCCGGGGTGGGCCAGCGCACCGCACAGCGGCTGGCCTTCCACATCCTGCGCATGCCGCCCGACCAGGCGCTGCCGCTGGCCGACGCCATCCGCGAGGTCAAGGAGACGGTGGGCCAGTGCGAGGTCTGCTTCAACCTGGCCGTGGGGCCGCGCTGTCGCATCTGTGAGGACGAGCGCCGCGACAGCGCGGTGCTGTGTGCGGTGGAGGAGCCCGGCGATGTGATCCCGATCGAGCGCACGAACGAGTTCCACGGCCGCTACCACGTGCTCGGCGGGGCGCTCTCCCCGATCGACGGCATCGATCCCGAGGACCTCCACATCGAGGAGCTCGTCCGCCGCGTCGAGGCCGGCGGCGTCCGCGAGGTCGTGGTGGCAACCAATGCCACCACGACGGGGGAGGCCACCGCGCTCTACATCGCCGACGTGCTGCGCGAGCGCGCGCCCGACGCCGCGGTCACCCGCCTGGCCAGCGGTCTGCCGGTGGGCGCCGACCTCGAGTACGCCGACGAGATCACGCTGGGCAAGGCGTTCCAGGGGCGCAGGGCGCTTTGA
- a CDS encoding 2Fe-2S iron-sulfur cluster-binding protein: MADYTLKIRRFDPESGEPAYWQSFDVDLAPERSVLDGVLRARDDEDGSIGIRCSCQAAICGSCAVRINGKTALACNTKLSDARAGAKAGEIVVEPMGNFPVLKDLIVDMDAVHWKKVQRVVPWLLPEGDPPEREYIVPPESMIDITQSMACIQCGACVGACLSLEVDPEFIGPAALAKAYRFVGDPRDGQTESRLQDLAEDPHGIYDCTHCFACVEVCPKDVAPMDQIMRLRRRATGDFGIRDQNNGYGHEKAFVDLIEKYGTLHEAQLLPRSFGQGSLVRSQLDPNSVKQLVTALPAAVNGLKSGKVSPVKALWHHKLPDQDQVRRIYKEIESKDERLELNLYIVGESGGEEEGAMAEGSQES; encoded by the coding sequence GTGGCCGATTACACCCTCAAGATCCGCCGCTTCGACCCCGAGTCCGGCGAGCCCGCGTACTGGCAGAGCTTCGACGTGGACCTCGCGCCGGAGCGCTCCGTGCTCGACGGCGTGCTGCGGGCGCGCGACGACGAGGACGGCTCGATCGGCATCCGCTGCTCCTGCCAGGCCGCCATCTGCGGCTCGTGCGCGGTCCGCATCAACGGCAAGACCGCGCTGGCGTGCAACACCAAGCTGTCGGACGCCCGCGCCGGCGCCAAGGCGGGCGAGATCGTGGTGGAGCCGATGGGAAACTTCCCGGTGCTCAAGGACCTGATCGTGGACATGGACGCCGTCCACTGGAAGAAGGTCCAGCGCGTGGTGCCGTGGCTGCTGCCCGAGGGCGACCCGCCCGAGCGCGAGTACATCGTGCCGCCCGAGTCGATGATCGACATAACCCAGTCCATGGCGTGCATCCAGTGCGGCGCCTGCGTGGGCGCCTGCCTCTCGCTCGAGGTGGACCCCGAGTTCATCGGCCCGGCGGCGCTCGCCAAGGCCTACCGCTTCGTGGGCGACCCGCGCGACGGCCAGACCGAAAGCCGGCTCCAGGACCTGGCCGAGGACCCGCACGGCATCTACGACTGCACCCACTGCTTCGCGTGCGTCGAGGTCTGTCCCAAGGACGTTGCTCCCATGGACCAGATCATGCGCCTGCGCCGCCGCGCCACCGGCGACTTCGGCATCAGGGATCAGAACAACGGCTACGGCCACGAGAAGGCCTTCGTCGACCTGATCGAGAAGTACGGCACCCTCCACGAGGCGCAGCTGCTGCCGCGCTCCTTCGGCCAGGGCAGCCTCGTCCGCTCGCAGCTCGACCCCAACTCGGTCAAGCAGCTCGTCACCGCCCTCCCCGCCGCGGTCAACGGGCTCAAGAGCGGCAAGGTCTCGCCGGTCAAGGCGCTCTGGCACCACAAGCTGCCCGACCAGGACCAGGTCCGCCGCATCTACAAGGAGATCGAGAGCAAGGACGAGCGCCTCGAGCTCAACCTCTACATCGTCGGCGAGTCCGGCGGCGAGGAGGAGGGCGCGATGGCCGAAGGGAGTCAGGAATCGTGA
- a CDS encoding YbaB/EbfC family nucleoid-associated protein yields MPQQPNLNQMMKQVQQMQAEMAKAQEELKHEVVEASAGGGMVTVKVSGDLELKDVAIDPDAVDPEDVEMLQDMVLAAANEALRSAQELAARKMEAAAGPLAGGAGGVGGLGGLGLPGL; encoded by the coding sequence GTGCCGCAGCAGCCCAACCTCAACCAGATGATGAAGCAGGTCCAGCAGATGCAGGCCGAGATGGCCAAGGCCCAGGAGGAGCTGAAGCACGAGGTCGTGGAGGCCAGCGCGGGCGGCGGGATGGTCACCGTGAAGGTGAGCGGCGACCTCGAGCTCAAGGACGTTGCGATCGACCCCGACGCGGTGGATCCCGAGGACGTCGAGATGCTGCAGGACATGGTGCTCGCCGCCGCCAACGAGGCGCTGCGCTCGGCGCAGGAGCTGGCCGCTCGAAAGATGGAGGCGGCCGCCGGCCCGCTCGCGGGCGGGGCGGGCGGCGTGGGCGGCCTCGGCGGGCTGGGCCTGCCGGGCCTCTAG
- a CDS encoding aspartate-semialdehyde dehydrogenase: MRLAVVGATGAVGSVMLDILEQRSFPADEIVPFASERSAGRELRGMTVQPLTGETIEGFDIALFSAGRGTSGEWAPRFAEAGAVVVDNSSRWRMQDDVPLVVSEVNPEALDEHNGIVANPNCSTMQMVVALKPILDAVGIERLVITTMQSVSGTGQKATDELRDQTHALLHGQQAENRGVYPHRIAFNVLPQAGSFPEGDDYTDEEHKLVNETRKILGEPSLGVSATCTRVPVYVGHSESVNVQTREPLSPEECRELLSAAPGLSVLDDPADGIYPLAIEAAGRDEVLVGRIRRDPSHERGLNLFIVGDNLRKGAALNTIQLAELLVQRSLVRGAAAASR; encoded by the coding sequence ATGAGGCTCGCGGTCGTCGGGGCCACGGGCGCGGTCGGCTCGGTGATGCTCGACATCCTCGAGCAGCGCTCCTTCCCCGCGGACGAGATCGTCCCGTTCGCCTCCGAGCGCTCGGCCGGGCGCGAGCTGCGCGGGATGACGGTCCAGCCACTGACCGGCGAGACGATCGAGGGCTTCGACATCGCGCTGTTCTCCGCCGGCCGCGGCACCAGCGGCGAGTGGGCGCCGCGCTTCGCCGAGGCCGGCGCCGTCGTGGTGGACAACTCGTCGCGCTGGCGCATGCAGGACGACGTCCCGCTGGTGGTCAGCGAGGTCAACCCGGAGGCGCTCGACGAGCACAACGGCATCGTGGCCAACCCCAACTGCTCGACCATGCAGATGGTCGTCGCGCTCAAGCCCATCCTCGACGCCGTGGGCATCGAGCGGCTCGTGATCACCACCATGCAGTCGGTATCCGGCACCGGGCAGAAGGCCACGGACGAGCTGCGCGACCAGACGCACGCCCTCCTGCACGGGCAGCAGGCCGAGAACCGCGGCGTGTATCCGCACCGGATCGCGTTCAACGTGCTGCCCCAGGCCGGCAGCTTCCCCGAGGGCGACGACTACACCGACGAGGAGCACAAGCTCGTCAACGAGACGCGCAAGATCCTCGGTGAGCCCTCACTGGGCGTCTCGGCCACCTGCACGCGGGTGCCGGTCTACGTCGGCCACTCGGAGTCGGTGAACGTGCAGACGCGCGAGCCGCTGTCGCCGGAGGAGTGCCGCGAGCTCCTGTCGGCCGCGCCCGGGCTCAGCGTGCTCGACGACCCGGCAGACGGCATCTACCCGCTCGCCATCGAGGCCGCGGGCCGCGACGAGGTGCTCGTCGGCCGCATCCGCCGCGACCCCTCGCACGAGCGCGGCCTCAACCTCTTCATCGTGGGGGACAACCTCCGCAAGGGCGCCGCGCTCAACACGATCCAGCTCGCCGAGCTGCTCGTGCAGCGCAGCCTGGTGCGCGGCGCGGCCGCGGCTTCGCGCTAG
- a CDS encoding CoB--CoM heterodisulfide reductase iron-sulfur subunit B family protein has protein sequence MKVAYWPGCVSRGFTPELHGSMALVAPKLDIEMVELDRANCCGAGVIAEHNQELVDTLNARTFAMAQGVEGAAGMMNICSTCQGAQTECRERLDASTDYRSGVNEHLKPEGLSYESNGDWWNKNFLWLLVEEIGLDTLRERVVRPLEGLRIAPFYGCYIVRPTRRLGYADHPERDRYMEMVIEAIGANPVDYAGKHKCCGFPLITMNRTTSLRQAGRHLADAIDADADCLVTPCPLCHLNLDLQQPDAAKYVERDLDIPVLHLPQMVGLALGLEPKELGMNKHVVKTGDVQRKVAALAAA, from the coding sequence GTGAAGGTCGCCTACTGGCCTGGCTGCGTCTCGCGCGGCTTCACCCCGGAGCTGCACGGCTCGATGGCGCTGGTCGCCCCCAAGCTCGACATCGAGATGGTGGAGCTGGACCGCGCCAACTGCTGCGGCGCCGGAGTCATCGCCGAGCACAACCAGGAGCTCGTGGACACGCTCAACGCGCGCACGTTCGCCATGGCCCAGGGGGTCGAAGGCGCGGCGGGGATGATGAACATCTGCTCCACCTGCCAGGGAGCGCAGACCGAGTGCCGCGAGCGGCTCGACGCCTCGACCGATTACCGCTCCGGGGTCAACGAGCACCTCAAGCCGGAGGGCCTGTCCTACGAATCCAACGGCGACTGGTGGAACAAGAACTTCCTCTGGCTGCTGGTGGAGGAGATCGGCCTCGACACGCTGCGCGAGCGCGTGGTGCGCCCGCTCGAGGGGCTGCGCATCGCGCCCTTCTACGGCTGCTACATCGTCCGCCCCACCCGCCGGCTCGGCTACGCCGACCACCCGGAGCGCGACAGGTACATGGAGATGGTCATCGAGGCCATCGGCGCCAACCCGGTGGACTACGCGGGCAAGCACAAGTGCTGCGGCTTCCCGCTCATCACCATGAACCGCACCACCTCGCTGCGCCAGGCGGGCCGCCACCTCGCCGACGCCATCGACGCCGACGCGGACTGCCTCGTGACCCCCTGCCCGCTCTGCCACCTCAACCTGGACCTGCAGCAGCCCGACGCCGCCAAGTACGTCGAGCGCGACCTCGACATCCCCGTGCTGCACCTCCCGCAGATGGTGGGCCTGGCCCTCGGGCTCGAGCCCAAGGAGCTGGGGATGAACAAGCACGTCGTGAAGACCGGCGACGTGCAGCGCAAGGTCGCGGCGCTGGCCGCCGCCTAG
- a CDS encoding FAD-binding protein — translation MPQHDILVIGAGLAGQRAALAAAEEGASVGIMSKVHPVRSHSNAAQGGINAALNPEDSWESHAFDTVKGSDYLGDQDAIEVMCREAPQEILDLEHLGVTFHRDEQGRLGTRAFGGASAARTYYVADITGQAILHVLYEQLMKHDEVYRYEEWFVTRLVQDDDGRTAGCVCRNIRDGRMELFSAKAVILATGGSGQIFNPTTNALICTGDGIAMAYRIGAPLMDMEMVQYHPTTLQGNGILITEGARGEGAHLYNAKGERFMEKYAPNKMELASRDVVSRAEQTEINEGRGFPDGTVALDITVVPRKRIHEALREIVNVGRDFAGVDITREPIHIKPGNHYVMGGVKTDVDGQTPIPGLYAAGECACVSVHGGNRLGANSLLDTLVFGRRSGRHAARMARGMAIPEASEAALADEERTMREIVGRERTGRRVSEIKRELGQTMDRHVAVFRDDAGLQTALEIVRRLEEEAKTVAIDDKGSVFNQDALGALELQFMLDNAECTVLGAIERKESRGAQFRTDFPERNDDEWLKHIDITKNGDEPEISYSEVTLTQWEPEERKY, via the coding sequence ATGCCACAGCACGACATCCTCGTCATCGGAGCAGGACTCGCAGGCCAGCGCGCCGCTCTCGCCGCAGCGGAAGAAGGAGCTTCCGTCGGCATCATGTCCAAGGTCCATCCGGTGCGCTCGCACTCCAATGCCGCCCAGGGCGGCATCAACGCGGCGCTCAACCCGGAGGACTCCTGGGAGTCGCACGCGTTCGACACGGTCAAGGGCTCGGACTACCTGGGCGACCAGGACGCCATCGAGGTCATGTGCCGCGAGGCGCCGCAGGAGATCCTCGACCTCGAGCACCTCGGCGTGACCTTCCACCGCGACGAGCAAGGCCGCCTGGGCACACGCGCGTTCGGCGGCGCCTCCGCGGCGCGCACCTACTACGTGGCCGACATCACCGGCCAGGCCATCCTCCACGTGCTCTACGAGCAGCTCATGAAGCACGACGAGGTGTACCGCTACGAGGAGTGGTTCGTCACGCGCCTCGTGCAGGACGACGACGGCCGCACGGCCGGCTGCGTGTGCCGCAACATCCGCGACGGGCGCATGGAGCTGTTCTCCGCCAAGGCCGTGATCCTGGCCACCGGCGGCAGCGGGCAGATCTTCAACCCCACCACCAACGCCCTCATCTGCACGGGCGACGGCATCGCCATGGCCTATCGCATCGGCGCCCCGCTGATGGACATGGAGATGGTCCAGTACCACCCCACCACGCTGCAGGGCAACGGCATCCTCATCACCGAGGGCGCCCGCGGGGAGGGCGCGCACCTCTACAACGCCAAGGGCGAGCGCTTCATGGAGAAGTACGCGCCCAACAAGATGGAGCTGGCCTCGCGCGACGTCGTGTCGCGCGCCGAGCAGACCGAGATCAACGAGGGTCGCGGCTTCCCCGACGGCACCGTGGCCCTGGACATCACGGTCGTTCCGCGCAAGCGCATCCACGAGGCGCTGCGCGAGATCGTCAACGTCGGGCGTGACTTCGCCGGCGTGGACATCACGCGCGAGCCCATCCACATCAAGCCCGGCAACCACTACGTCATGGGCGGAGTCAAGACCGACGTGGACGGGCAGACGCCCATCCCCGGGCTCTACGCCGCCGGCGAATGCGCCTGCGTCTCGGTGCACGGCGGCAACCGGCTGGGCGCCAACTCGCTGCTCGACACCCTCGTCTTCGGGCGCCGCTCCGGCCGCCACGCCGCTCGGATGGCGCGCGGCATGGCGATTCCCGAGGCCTCGGAGGCCGCGCTGGCCGACGAGGAGCGGACGATGCGCGAGATTGTCGGTCGCGAGCGAACCGGCCGCCGCGTGTCGGAGATCAAGCGCGAGCTCGGCCAGACCATGGACAGGCACGTGGCCGTCTTCCGCGACGACGCCGGGCTGCAGACCGCGCTCGAGATCGTCCGGCGCCTCGAGGAGGAGGCCAAGACGGTCGCCATCGACGACAAGGGCAGCGTCTTCAACCAGGACGCCCTCGGCGCGCTCGAGCTCCAGTTCATGCTCGACAACGCCGAGTGCACCGTGCTCGGGGCCATCGAGCGCAAGGAGAGCCGCGGCGCCCAGTTCCGCACCGACTTCCCGGAGCGCAACGACGACGAGTGGCTCAAGCACATCGACATCACCAAGAACGGCGACGAGCCGGAGATCTCCTACTCCGAGGTCACGCTGACCCAGTGGGAGCCCGAGGAGAGGAAGTACTAG
- a CDS encoding aspartate kinase, protein MPDAAQGLAETVVMKFGGTSVADAERIKNAARRIVAQREAGNRVVAVLSARGKTTDQLVEMAFEVSERPHPREMDMLLSTGERISCALAAMVINDLGHQAISLTGSQAGIVTDTSHTKAKIVEVKADRIRAALDDDKVVLVAGFQGVSTAYDVTTLGRGGSDTTAVALAAALEADVCEIYTDVAGVFSADPRIVSGARKIPMVSFEEMLEMSASGAGVLQLRSVEYARNHGVRIHCRSSFDGGTGTFVVTEEETMERPLVTAVTHSTDEARITLTGLPDHPGVAGRVLTVLADASVNVDMIIQNEPMSEGARADMSFTVPRADLRAATDALEPLGAELGIGQVASDPGMGKVSLVGAGMKSHPGVAAKAFSVLGEAGVNIEMISTSPIKISCVVAEADVPEAVRSLHTAFGLDADAVQSEDPFGHHRPVVS, encoded by the coding sequence ATGCCGGACGCCGCCCAGGGCCTCGCCGAGACCGTCGTCATGAAGTTCGGCGGCACCTCCGTCGCGGATGCGGAACGCATCAAGAACGCGGCCCGGCGGATCGTGGCCCAGCGGGAGGCCGGCAACCGCGTCGTGGCCGTCCTGTCCGCGCGCGGCAAGACCACCGACCAGCTCGTGGAGATGGCCTTCGAGGTCTCCGAGCGCCCGCACCCGCGCGAGATGGACATGCTGCTCTCGACGGGCGAGCGCATCTCCTGCGCCCTCGCCGCCATGGTCATCAACGACCTCGGCCACCAGGCCATCTCGCTCACGGGCTCCCAGGCGGGCATCGTCACCGACACCTCGCACACAAAGGCGAAGATCGTGGAGGTCAAGGCCGATCGCATCCGCGCCGCGCTCGACGACGACAAGGTCGTGCTCGTGGCGGGCTTCCAGGGTGTGTCCACCGCCTACGACGTCACCACGCTCGGCCGCGGCGGCTCCGACACCACCGCCGTGGCGCTGGCGGCGGCGCTCGAGGCCGACGTGTGCGAGATCTACACCGACGTCGCGGGCGTGTTCAGCGCGGACCCGCGGATCGTGTCCGGCGCCCGCAAGATCCCCATGGTCTCGTTCGAGGAGATGCTCGAGATGTCCGCGTCCGGCGCGGGCGTGCTGCAGCTGCGCTCGGTCGAGTACGCGCGCAACCACGGTGTCCGCATCCACTGCCGATCGAGCTTCGACGGCGGAACCGGTACCTTCGTCGTGACCGAGGAGGAGACCATGGAACGCCCGCTCGTCACCGCCGTCACGCACTCCACCGACGAGGCCCGGATCACGCTCACGGGCCTGCCGGACCATCCCGGCGTGGCCGGGCGCGTGCTCACCGTGCTCGCCGATGCCAGCGTGAACGTCGACATGATCATCCAGAACGAGCCCATGTCCGAGGGCGCCCGCGCGGACATGTCGTTCACCGTCCCGCGCGCCGATCTCCGCGCTGCCACCGACGCGCTCGAGCCGCTGGGCGCCGAGCTCGGCATCGGCCAGGTGGCCAGCGATCCGGGCATGGGCAAGGTCTCGCTGGTGGGAGCGGGGATGAAGAGCCACCCGGGTGTGGCCGCGAAGGCGTTCAGCGTGCTCGGCGAGGCCGGGGTGAACATCGAGATGATCTCCACCTCCCCGATCAAGATCTCCTGCGTGGTGGCGGAGGCCGACGTGCCCGAAGCCGTGCGCAGCCTGCACACCGCGTTCGGGCTCGACGCCGACGCGGTGCAGAGCGAGGACCCGTTCGGCCACCACCGGCCGGTGGTGTCATGA
- a CDS encoding glycoside hydrolase family 3 N-terminal domain-containing protein, whose amino-acid sequence MPRPPARVLLFALVAVAAIAYAVWDNARDEAPAPLPPEASGGGSGPRERTSFLARMIPPEAADRRSGAGRAPRNVGELARRLPLERKVAQLFVWGFEGQDLTDPIYERLRALDLGGILIRSRNYLGPAQLAAQSGEAVVISQQEGHVPPWVFASQEGAEFSSFPDLPPSGAPADYETPEGAAAAAGEAADALRPLGVTALLGPVLDVGTEDGGAVGARAFADEAEAVAAYGRDVIEEYAEAGVLAAPKHFPGLGAANQDTAAGPASVGLTVDELGRRDLVPFRAAVRAGTPALTIGHGLYATDDFVTPASLSPTIADELLRGRLRFRGVAVTDDLAAPAVTAVMSVPDAAVAALDAGADQLVISGPLGEQEAAYTAVLNAVRRGDVSVRQVDVAVTRILSAKRDLGLIAEDRAAAPAQGAQPGP is encoded by the coding sequence TTGCCTCGCCCTCCTGCCCGTGTCCTCCTGTTCGCCCTCGTCGCCGTGGCCGCGATCGCTTACGCCGTGTGGGACAACGCCCGTGACGAGGCCCCCGCGCCCCTGCCCCCCGAGGCCTCGGGCGGGGGCTCCGGGCCGCGGGAGCGGACGTCGTTCCTCGCCCGGATGATCCCGCCCGAGGCCGCCGACCGCCGCTCGGGCGCAGGGCGGGCGCCGCGCAACGTGGGCGAGCTGGCGCGCCGGCTGCCGCTCGAGCGCAAGGTGGCGCAGCTGTTCGTCTGGGGGTTCGAGGGGCAGGACCTCACCGACCCGATCTACGAGCGGCTGCGCGCGCTGGACCTGGGCGGCATCCTCATCCGCAGCCGCAACTACCTCGGGCCGGCGCAGCTCGCGGCGCAGTCCGGCGAGGCCGTGGTGATCTCCCAGCAGGAGGGCCACGTGCCGCCGTGGGTGTTCGCGTCCCAGGAGGGGGCGGAGTTCTCGAGCTTCCCCGACCTCCCCCCGAGCGGGGCGCCCGCCGACTACGAGACACCGGAGGGCGCCGCCGCCGCGGCCGGTGAAGCGGCGGATGCACTCCGCCCGCTCGGCGTGACCGCGCTGCTCGGACCCGTGCTCGACGTGGGGACCGAGGACGGCGGCGCGGTGGGCGCGCGCGCCTTCGCCGACGAGGCAGAGGCGGTGGCCGCATACGGCCGCGACGTGATCGAGGAGTACGCGGAGGCGGGCGTGCTCGCCGCGCCCAAGCACTTCCCCGGCCTCGGCGCAGCCAACCAGGACACCGCTGCGGGCCCGGCCAGCGTGGGTCTCACCGTGGACGAGCTGGGCAGGCGCGACCTCGTTCCCTTCCGCGCCGCGGTGCGCGCCGGGACGCCGGCCCTCACCATCGGGCACGGGCTCTACGCCACCGACGACTTCGTGACACCGGCGTCGCTCTCGCCCACCATCGCGGACGAGCTGCTGCGCGGGCGGCTGCGCTTCCGCGGAGTCGCCGTGACCGACGACCTGGCCGCGCCCGCCGTGACCGCCGTGATGTCGGTGCCGGACGCCGCCGTGGCGGCGCTGGACGCCGGCGCGGACCAGCTCGTGATCTCCGGCCCCCTCGGCGAGCAGGAGGCGGCCTACACGGCGGTGCTCAACGCCGTGCGCCGGGGCGACGTGTCGGTGCGGCAGGTGGACGTGGCGGTCACCCGCATCCTGAGCGCCAAGCGCGACCTGGGGCTGATCGCCGAGGATCGGGCCGCCGCCCCGGCGCAGGGTGCGCAGCCGGGACCCTGA